In Spea bombifrons isolate aSpeBom1 chromosome 9, aSpeBom1.2.pri, whole genome shotgun sequence, the genomic stretch GAAGCTAAACATTGCAACGTGGACATCGCGCATGGGGCCAGGAGTGGCACTTACCGACCGGAAGCGCCTGACCTGCTGATCCGTACCCGATACGGTGCCCGGCGTGGGCTGCCAGGGGCTGGAACAACATCATCCGTCACCTCCAAgaacccttacccccccccccccatccccgGGTCACATGACCAGCACTTACTTCCACCgggtgccttttgccccaaataaTGTCATATGTGGCCCCCAAGAGTAAGGGTTAACTCCAAATGCGCTGGGAAGGAAGACAGTGCAGGGCGTATGAGTAGGGAGACAGCACTCGATGGGCTGAGTTGGGCAAACAGAACCGGGGCTGATGCCAACAACTGCACCGTGAGGCAGACCAGGGCGACCGGGGCAGAAACTATCCCCACTACCTGCCCCGGCACGTGGTTCCCGGCCACGGACTCCACTTCCCCAAACATGGGTTCAGCAACAGAACCAATCACTGCCCGGGACCCTCCCCAACACTGTCCAATTAGGGCTATACTTACGGCATTAGCCGCCTCCTGATTGGCCCTCTGTCTGCGCAGATCCGGCTTGATAAACGCTGCAGGGAATATAAAGCAGACAAATTTCAACTGGTTAAGCGCCCTACGGCGGCAACGAATAGGGCGGTAAATCTACCCCGCGAGGGGGCAACAGACGGGCCGGGAGCGTACCTGTGATCAGCGCGCCCGCCAGCAGGAAGCTGCACAGGAAGAGATTCCCGGCCCGAACTCCAAATTTCTCCAGGATTTGCCCCTGAGCCGTGGTAAAGATCAACCCGAACACCTGGGGGACACATATACCCGTCACAGGGGGCCACAGTATACCCCGGCAGGTGATCAGCTGCACGTAAGGCTGCCGTTATACCTGCGCCGCCACGTTGAGAAGTCCGGACGACGTCCCTTCAGATTCTGGATGCGTCAGCTCTGCTGCAAACTCGAACCCGAGGGGCAGATATCCGGTCATGAAGAAGCTGAGGGGTAAATTGGGACGTCAGGGCAGCTTGTATCCTAAGGGCAAAGCTGGTACTTCCGCCCCGACCCCGTGCCCCCCCGCTCTTCACACACACAGGGGAAGTTCTGGCTGCCGGCCACGGCCCACGTTCCAGTTCACAGGTCGCTGTTTGATTTGGGGGGCGGTGAATTTATTACACGTCTGAACAGTTAGATCGGTCCCCGCGGGGGCCATACGGACAAGGACTCTGCACCGGAAACCTACCCCAGGCATCCAGCAGTGACGAAGACGGCCCAGAGGTGTCCGAGACTCAAGATGAACGTAAAGATCACCATCCCAGCCAGCGACAGGATGTACACGGCTAGCGTCGTCTGCCTGAGGACAACATGTGTAGAACACGTTACACGTTATCCCAGACAAGCAAATCCCCCCGGCTCCCCGGACACGCCAATCCCACCCCGGCTTCCCGGACACGCCAATCCCACACGGCTCCCCGGAGACGCCAATCCCACACGGCTCCCCGAACACGTCAATCCCAACCGGCTCACGGACACGCAATTCACACGCGTTACTTGTAGGTCTTTGTCTTGTCCAGCCAAAAGCCGGTGAGCAGAGCGCCGCACATCCCGGCAACGGTAATAGTCAGACCGATGCGGCCGGCGTTCACCTCCTCGCCCTGAGCATGTAAAGAGAAAGAAGCGTGAGGGGGGCCGGCCATGCGCATAGGGGCCACATGTAAGAAGACAATAGCTTACCGGGTAGTGGTGAGTAACCATTCGATTCAGTAACGTGGAGAGTGAATAGAAAGCTCCGGTGTTCAGTCCTGAGAAACATGAGACACATACATGTGATGCACACGGAGCGACATACAGGGTGTGAGACGCACACGGAGCCCACGCGTGTAAAACACACAACCACCGCGGAGCGCTGGCTTCATACTCACCGTACGACACAACCAACAGAATGAAGTTGAGGTTCCGGAGCAGGCGCACGATGGACTGTCTGTAGGAATACTGCCCGGGGGGGGCATCGAGCAGCGCCACCTGCGCAAGAGACGGCGGCTTCGGAGGGGCAGCCTGAAACACTGAGCACAACCAGAGGTATCAGCACACGGAACCATGGAACCGGACCCCACGCCCTCGGCCACGCACACGCAAACACGCGGCCCTCGGACACGCACACATGACtccgcacacatacacacagccccCGGCcccgcacacatacacacagccccCGGCCCCGCACACGCAGCCCCCGGCCCCGCACACACAGCCCCCGGCCCCGCACACGCAGACGCTCCTATCCCAGTACAGACCCCCACACCCAGTATCCCCTCTCAGGCTCTCACCGAAGACGACCAGGATGAAGAGAGCGCTCGCTGCCGCCGCCGTGCCGTAGAACATGACCCCGACGTGGTGGGAAAGGAGGGCCTTGTCTTCCACATTAGGCACCAGGACCGGGGGCAAAAGGAAGCCGACTGCTACACCCAGCTGGGGAGAGAACAACAGGTTAATAGACCCCGTCTGGTGTACCCGTCCACGCGGGTACCGGGTACGGAGCGGGGGGACGCGGGGAGCGGAGCGCGGAGCGGGGGGACGCGGGGAGCGGGGACGCGGGGAGCGGGGAGCGGAGCGCGGGGAGCGGAGCGCGGGGAGCGGAGCGCGGGGACACGGGGAGCGGAGCGCGGGGACGCGGGGAGCGGAGCGCAGAGCGGGGGGACGCGGGGAGCGGAGCGCGGGGACGCGGGGGGACGCGGGGAGCGGAGCGCGGGGACGCGGGGAGCGGAGCGCGGGGACGCGGGGAGCGGAGCGCGGGGACGCGGGGAGCGGAGCGCGGGGAGCGGAGCGCAGAGCGGGGGGACGCGGGGAGCGGAGCGGGGGGACGCGGGGAGCGGAGCGGGGGGACGCGGGGAGCGGAGCGGGGGGACGCGGGGAGCGGAGCGGGGGGACGCGGGGAGCGGAGCGGGGGGACGCGGGGAGCGGAGCGGGGGGACGCGGGGAGCGGAGCCCGCGTGGTTTGTGACAATAACTCCCACTCCAGCTGATTCTATCTACTGATTGCTGAGATTCATGGGAGTTAAAGTTGTTGCAGCCGGAGGGGTATCTGCTGCCGGCTTCCGTTTGGAATCTGCCCCTAAATGCAGAACTTCCCGACCCGTCGCCTGCTGCGGCCGGATGTCACGGGAGGAAGCAGACGCAGCTCACGTGACCCACGCTAAGCAAACAAAGCTCTACAAAACATTAACACGGGAGCGAGAGGGGCAGctaatatcattatatacacCGGCCCTAGCACCCCCACACTGACCCCATAACACCCTACTGCCCCACCATACACCCCGCCGCCGACCCCATACACCCTACCCCATACACCCTACTGCCCCACCACTGACCCCATACACCCTACCGCCAACCCCATACACCCTACCACCCCGCCGCCGACCCCATACACCCCACCGCCAACCCCATACACCCTACCGCCGACCCCATACACCCTACTGCCCCACCACTGACCCCATACACCCTACCGCCAACCCCATACACCCTACCACCCCGCCGCCGACCCCATACACGCCACGCCAACCCCATACACCCTACCGCCGACCCCATACACCCTACCGCCGACCC encodes the following:
- the FLVCR2 gene encoding feline leukemia virus subgroup C receptor-related protein 2 isoform X1, which encodes MTGPMPQEPTRPPDVIPGTAFDHEGCARSAGGKGTGLYARRWGIVLLFSAYSLCNAFQWLQYGIISNIFVDYYGVSSLAIDWLSMSYMLAYIPLLFPVAWLLDTRGLRVIALVGSGLNCLGAWIKTGSARPDLFAVTFCGQMVCAVAQVFILGMPAHIASVWFSPSEVSTACSIGVFGNQLGVAVGFLLPPVLVPNVEDKALLSHHVGVMFYGTAAAASALFILVVFVFQAAPPKPPSLAQVALLDAPPGQYSYRQSIVRLLRNLNFILLVVSYGLNTGAFYSLSTLLNRMVTHHYPGEEVNAGRIGLTITVAGMCGALLTGFWLDKTKTYKQTTLAVYILSLAGMVIFTFILSLGHLWAVFVTAGCLGFFMTGYLPLGFEFAAELTHPESEGTSSGLLNVAAQVFGLIFTTAQGQILEKFGVRAGNLFLCSFLLAGALITAFIKPDLRRQRANQEAANAPLAAHAGHRIGYGSAGQALPVGIAATSIRLQGHPRSSPF
- the FLVCR2 gene encoding feline leukemia virus subgroup C receptor-related protein 2 isoform X2, producing the protein MTGPMPQEPTRPPDVIPGTAFDHEGCARSAGGKGTGLYARRWGIVLLFSAYSLCNAFQWLQYGIISNIFVDYYGVSSLAIDWLSMSYMLAYIPLLFPVAWLLDTRGLRVIALVGSGLNCLGAWIKTGSARPDLFAVTFCGQMVCAVAQVFILGMPAHIASVWFSPSEVSTACSIGVFGNQLGVAVGFLLPPVLVPNVEDKALLSHHVGVMFYGTAAAASALFILVVFVFQAAPPKPPSLAQVALLDAPPGQYSYRQSIVRLLRNLNFILLVVSYGLNTGAFYSLSTLLNRMVTHHYPGEEVNAGRIGLTITVAGMCGALLTGFWLDKTKTYKQTTLAVYILSLAGMVIFTFILSLGHLWAVFVTAGCLGFFMTGYLPLGFEFAAELTHPESEGTSSGLLNVAAQVFGLIFTTAQGQILEKFGVRAGNLFLCSFLLAGALITAFIKPDLRRQRANQEAANAESLQHPSDSKATPGALLSE